Proteins encoded by one window of Ignavibacteriota bacterium:
- a CDS encoding response regulator transcription factor, which produces MKRILIIEDDPAIIIGLKDSLENEHFEVTTENDGYLGFKKARKENFDLIILDLMLPAKNGIEICKDLRKEDNDTPILMLTSKKEEMDKILGLEIGADDYMTKPFSVKELIARVKALLRRNHLNKKNIDIITFGNVQIDFVKLEAKNNSIPIDLSSTEFKILKYLIEREGQVISRDQLLDDVWGYDNFPTTRTVDNYILSLRKKIESNPSNPQHLITFHKVGYKFIC; this is translated from the coding sequence TGAAGATGATCCGGCAATAATAATTGGATTGAAAGATTCTTTAGAAAATGAACATTTTGAAGTTACGACTGAAAACGATGGATATTTGGGATTTAAAAAAGCGAGAAAAGAAAATTTTGATCTAATAATTCTGGATTTAATGCTTCCTGCAAAAAACGGAATCGAAATTTGTAAGGATTTGCGCAAAGAAGATAACGACACTCCAATTCTAATGCTCACAAGCAAAAAAGAAGAAATGGATAAAATACTCGGACTTGAAATCGGCGCCGACGATTATATGACAAAACCTTTCAGCGTTAAAGAACTTATCGCAAGAGTTAAAGCGCTCTTAAGAAGAAATCATTTGAATAAAAAAAACATTGATATAATTACTTTTGGAAATGTTCAAATAGATTTTGTTAAACTTGAAGCCAAGAATAATTCAATTCCCATTGACCTCTCTTCAACGGAATTTAAGATTTTAAAATACCTAATTGAAAGAGAAGGACAAGTAATATCCCGCGATCAATTGTTAGACGATGTATGGGGCTATGATAATTTCCCTACGACAAGAACAGTGGATAATTATATTTTATCATTGCGCAAAAAAATTGAAAGTAATCCTTCAAATCCCCAGCATCTTATTACATTTCACAAAGTCGGGTATAAATTTATTTGTTAG